The Gossypium hirsutum isolate 1008001.06 chromosome A03, Gossypium_hirsutum_v2.1, whole genome shotgun sequence genome contains the following window.
TCAGATTTGATTGAAGCTAACCTCAAGATGATCAGTagttataaacaaataaaagaaggATTTAGTCTGAGTCATTTTCAAGACTTTATCAACTTTAAAAAATGCAAAGAAGTAATGCTCAAATTCCAATACTGAACTAATGAAACAAATACAGTTCACAAATTGATGCATAACATAGATTGAACTATTGAAAGGACTTGAACAAAGAATGTAACAACTAAGTAAACATAGTGGAGAATCACATAAGAAATTAAAAACCCAACATGCGGTACATATATCAAAGCGACCAAtcataaacaaatttaaatatacgGGACTCACCAAGATGCAATGCAACAATCGCAATTTAAATTGGTAAAACCAGTACTAGGAGGCTCTAACATAACAAAACCTGTAAAATTGAATACCTTACCCGATCATGGTATTCAACATAATAATCATGGCTATACAAGCTATAGTAGTTCCTCTTCGATCTTCTAACAATAACATAAAACAATATTTACTTACTTCGAGCATCCCATAGACGAACAGTCTTATCACCAGATGCAGTTGCTATGGGATCAGCATGTTTAGGGTCCCAACATAGTTGATCCACACTATCAGTGTGTCCTTTCAATTCTATATCTTTAGCCTTTCCCTGCACCAGACATTAGAGAAAATCACTATTAACAACAGGGAATTTATTAAATTTCCAACATTCAAGACACAAACCAAATCAATTTCAGATAAATTGTGCAAAAAGAAACATGCTTTTGGAGAAGATACAATAAAAACGGATGTAAAAGACTAAGACGCCAGCTATCAAGGTATCTAAAAACTGCTTGTATTACTGTATGTGTATCCTAAAAGCAGTTACTTTACTTGAatgaattttgagattttatCTTCTTACTTTTTCCATTAAAAAATCATAGTCCAATCGTTGATATCTTTAGTATTTTCCATCAAAATTTCTCATCAATATACTAATGCAATCATAGCAACCTCAGAAACAAGGTTTTTTATATCCAAAAATAAGAAGATTTATTTTGAGTATCCTAAAAGCCTAAGCAAAAAGATGACCATGAGAACGAGTGTACGAAGACGCATCTCGAATCAAATCCCAATTCATTATTAGTGCTGTAATAAAAAAGCAAAATTCAAAATACCTAGAAGAGAAAGAAACAATGAAAAacgaagaaaattaaaaaaagagggGTGACAGCTTACATGACCGTGAGGCTCAATATGCCAAACTCGACCGGTTTGATCGACGGAACCGGAAGCAAGCTTGGTGCCGGTGTAATTCCAGGCTACTGAATGCACCTTTGAGAAAGGATATCAAAATATTCTTCAATTAGGAGAGAAAGAGAAAcaagaaaaagaatccaaaagaaaaaaatcttaCTTTCTTTTTGTGACGGTATAACGGTATAACGGTAGATCCCAACGGCGGCGCAGATGATTGAGGCGGCGTCGATGCTACTGCTGCTTCTTCAGCCATTGATTTAAATGATTAACGGATTCAAGTTTAGAAAGTGAGGGAAGAGTGTAGCCGctagggttttttctttttctattcgaGAAGTGAAGTAGAGAATGTTACATAAACTCCATTGCTTCTTTGATCATTGCTTCTACTAATTTCAGGTGAAATTTTAGGATTTCTTTGGGGAGGGGGGAGGGAACCGATTTTGGgaaaggagagaaaaaaaaaaagagattttggGATTTCGGGGGGAAGGGGGAACCGATTTAGGGAAAAAGTTTTAAGGCATTTTGGGTAATAAAACGACCCGGTTTTGTGTAAGAATTTTTTCGGCGTTTTTATATTGCTTATCTTTTGtgtcattttttataaaaatgctgCAAAAAGTCATTTTTCTTTACACAAAATGGTGCCGTTTTGCTCTGTTAAAAATCTATTatgttgttttaatatatataaactttatcattatctcttaaataatttaaactatattgataaatttaatatattaaaacaaatattattttttttataattatataagaaattaattaatatataaatttaaaaaatcagtcatatacccaaaaataactttaaaattattttaattaatagtattttatttttttcatttttgacatgtgtttttctataattttacttttaaaatttttctcaatAAAATTCAAATGTTGCTTCAATTTTCCAacaataaaccctaaacctaaacctaaaccccAAACTATAAACCTATATCCTAaatcctaaatatatatattacaagggataaaagtaattaaaaaagaatCTTATTACTTacctaaacccaaaaataatttgattttttgttaTCTTATCAAAAATCCTAACTCTTAGACCTTAATAGCCTAACCCCTAAAACCATGAACAGTATTACGATCCTAactgtaaaataaaaaaacacaaactctaaaccataaactctaaaccaaaaacaataaacattatatcataaactctaaacccttaaaccatggacattaaaccttaaatcttaaatcataaattctaaaccccaaaataataaacattatatcataACCCCTATCccctaaactctaaaccataaaacataaaccataaacccttaactccaaccttaaaccataattagatatttaattatatgtatacacctaaattttgatagagatacatattagaattatatatgaattttgatttaatgtgtaattgtagatGTGAAATactaattgtggtttaaatgtataattgaaactttaattttgatttagtcatacacattttaaaaaataaatacatcaatatatttttatattgaataaatataaatatttgtgtatgcaatatataaatataaaatgatgttatatcaataattgtgttcatAATTTATGCTTTTAAGATTTAACCTattgcacactaaaccattgATCATGTATacttttgggatttaacccattttgatatatatattttttaaaataataatttatatttatcttatttagatttatattataaaaaaaatccaagatgcACAAGTTAAGTAGTTTACCATATTTACCTCTAAAttccaaaccccaaaccccaaatccTAAACTCTAGGCCCTAAACACTAAACCATAACCCATAaactaaattacttttttttgcggcgtttttccaaaAGAGCTTttctaaaagcgccgctaaaacctcGATCTATAGCAGCATttttccaaaagcgccgctaaaacctcgacctatagcggcgtttttccaaaagcgCCTCTAAAACCttgacctatagcggcgtttttccaaaagcgCCACTATTGTtcagtttttagcggcgtttggaccaaaaacgccgctattgctcagtttttagtggcgtttggataaaaaatgcTGCTATTACTcagttttttgcggcgttttattgCAAACGCCGCTAATGTATAATATTTGCAGCGTTTTTTattcaaacgccactaaaaacgccgctaaagccctattttcctgtagtgtaaCGTTTTAGATTGTTTTTGTTCTTATCACTCTCTCTTAAATGGTTAACCGGAGTGATGATGCATGTGGTCTTTTTTCTAAAtgatataataacacatttagtctaaaatatttacacattctatcaatttaatccttaaacacatataattaaatataaacacataactatttatatatatctatataaataCATTTAAATGTGGAATAGGGCTTCCGATCTCTCCCGATCCAGCTTCCAATCATGCGTTTCTATCATCTCCAATTCCTACCATCCATTCGAGTGGGgatgaaaattgaaaaagtttgcttcttttaattttaaattctcTTTTTTAAGGAGAGAAGAGATTTGGGTTGAAAATAATGGGGTGAATTGCAGAGAAATTGCAAGAAATTTGTGTTTGAAGCCCAAAAATTTTCAGGGGAAAAGATAGttagattttaaaaaagaaatctaGAAATCTTGATAAACTTATATgtaattttgtgattttgataaaGTTAAAAACTCAAAACCCCAAAAGTTCGataaatttgtgattttgataaACCTTCATTCATGATTGTGCTAATATCTTTCACACTAGAGGAACCCAATTTTTCCTATATAACCtaacaaataattaacaaaaaagaAGGAGAAAGCTTCCTATAAACCTTTTTCAGATCGTCATCTATTGCATTCTTGTCAACTCGAATAATTGTGTAAAAATCTTCACCCATCTCTAAGCGTAAAATTTGTCATCTAATTTTTTTGCTATTTATTTAGATAAAGATGTAAATTTTCtggggtttttttatttttgaaatatttttaagtattttagatacatatattcttataat
Protein-coding sequences here:
- the LOC107922831 gene encoding THO complex subunit 3; this translates as MAEEAAVASTPPQSSAPPLGSTVIPLYRHKKKVHSVAWNYTGTKLASGSVDQTGRVWHIEPHGHGKAKDIELKGHTDSVDQLCWDPKHADPIATASGDKTVRLWDARRQSNNWTMDSSGSAVGRKENGTVPPLDKTGGDESCIIVNEAELHCHPHRQGSAKQRAVSRSHI